One Pagrus major chromosome 15, Pma_NU_1.0 DNA window includes the following coding sequences:
- the nkx6.2 gene encoding homeobox protein Nkx-6.2, protein MLAVGQMEANRQSAFVLGSTPLAALHNMTEMKTSLFPYALQQNPAGFKAPSLSSLNSQLSMGTPHGISDILGRPITTAGQLLSGFPRINGLATTAAAAAAAGMYFSPAVSRYPKPLAELPGRAPIFWPGVMQGSPWRDPRVPCPSQANLMMDKDGKKKHSRPTFSGQQIFALEKTFEQTKYLAGPERARLAYSLGMTESQVKVWFQNRRTKWRKRHAAEMATAKKKHDSETEKMKESSDNEDDDDYNKPLDPNSDDEKITRLLKKHKATNLALISPCSNSSDTL, encoded by the exons ATGTTAGCGGTCGGGCAGATGGAGGCTAACCGGCAGAGTGCTTTCGTCCTGGGCAGCACCCCGCTGGCGGCGTTGCACAACATGACCGAGATGAAGACTTCCCTGTTCCCGTACGCGCTGCAGCAGAACCCGGCGGGCTTCAAGGCGCCGTCGCTCTCCAGCCTTAACTCCCAGCTCTCCATGGGCACCCCGCACGGAATAAGCGACATCCTGGGGAGACCCATCACCACGGCCGGACAGCTGCTCTCCGGGTTCCCCAGGATAAACGGCCTGGCTACCACCGCAGCCGCCGCCGCAGCAGCGGGGATGTACTTCAGCCCGGCGGTGTCGCGGTACCCGAAGCCCCTGGCCGAGCTGCCGGGGAGGGCGCCCATCTTCTGGCCCGGGGTGATGCAGGGTAGTCCCTGGAGAGACCCGCGGGTTCCCTGTCCTT ctCAGGCTAACCTAATGATGGACAAGGACGGCAAGAAGAAACACTCCAGACCGACTTTTTCAGGACAGCAGATTTTTGCACTGGAGAAAACTTTCGAGCAGACGAAATACCTGGCCGGCCCAGAGAGAGCCCGCCTGGCTTACTCTTTAGGAATGACCGAGAGCCAAGTCAAg GTCTGGTTTCAGAACAGAAGAACCAAATGGCGGAAGAGACACGCCGCAGAGATGGCCACGGCCAAGAAGAAGCACGACTCGGAGACAGAGAAGATGAAGGAGAGCTCGGACAACGAGGACGACGACGACTACAACAAACCACTGGACCCAAACTCAGACGACGAGAAAATCACGAGACTGTTGAAAAAGCACAAGGCCACCAACCTGGCGCTGATCAGCCCCTGCAGTAACAGCTCGGACACCTTGTGA